Part of the Actinomycetota bacterium genome, CACAGCCGCGAGCGCGATCGCCACGCACCGTCCGTTCCTTGCCATCGGGGCCTCCTTCGGGTGGTGTCGCCGCCATCGATGCTACACCGCCCGCGGCGCGCCGGCGCAGGCGCGCGCGAGGCGTCCGCTACAATGGGCGTCCGCACGCCGCCCCTTGCCGAGGAGTACCGCCCATGGGTACCGACAACCTCACCGAGCCCGTCCCGTCCGAGCCGGCCGACCCGCACGCCGACCTGTCGAGCGTGCTGCCGATGACCGCCGAGATCGTCGACGGCCGCCTGATCGTCGGTGGCATCGACATGGTCGACCTCGCGTGCGAGCGCGGCACCGCGCTCTACGTCATGGACGAGGCGCAGATCCGCCACCAGCTGCGCGAGTTCCGGAAGTGGACCTCGTACCACTGGGCCGACGTCGAGACCGTCTACGCCGCCAAGGCCTTCATGTGCAAGGCGATGTGCCGCCTCGTGCATGAGGAGGGCTGCATGGTCCTGTGCGCCTCGGGCGGCGAACTCGCCATCGCGCTCTCGGCCGGCGTTCCCGCCTCGCGCACGCAGGTGCACGGCAACAACAAGACCCCCGGCGAGATCGAGGAGGCCGTCGCCGCGGGCGTCGACCGCATAGTGGCCGACTCCCTGCTCGAGCTCGAGCGCATCAGCGAGGCCGCGGTCCGGCTCGGCCGCACCCAGGCGGTGCTGCTGCGCATCACGCCGGGCATCAAGCCCGACACTCACGGCTACATCCAGACCGGCCAGGAGGACAGCAAGTTCGGTTTCGGCCTGAACCACGGACTCGCGCTCGAGGGCGTGCGCCGTGCCTGCGACCTGCCCGGCGTCGACTTCGCGGGCTTGCACATGCACATCGGGTCGCAGATCTTCGCGCTGCAAAGCTACGCGAAGGCCATCGAGGTCATGGTCGCGTTCATGGCCGAGGTGGCCGCCGAGAGCGGCTGCCCGGTGCGCGAC contains:
- the lysA gene encoding diaminopimelate decarboxylase, which gives rise to MGTDNLTEPVPSEPADPHADLSSVLPMTAEIVDGRLIVGGIDMVDLACERGTALYVMDEAQIRHQLREFRKWTSYHWADVETVYAAKAFMCKAMCRLVHEEGCMVLCASGGELAIALSAGVPASRTQVHGNNKTPGEIEEAVAAGVDRIVADSLLELERISEAAVRLGRTQAVLLRITPGIKPDTHGYIQTGQEDSKFGFGLNHGLALEGVRRACDLPGVDFAGLHMHIGSQIFALQSYAKAIEVMVAFMAEVAAESGCPVRDLDVGGGIGIKYGLADEPSTIEQFGKVVVDGIKDECERHGLPVPRILIEPGRAVVASAGITLYTVGTIKEVPGIRTYVAIDGGMTDNIRPALYGARYECLVANKADGPRTEIVTIAGKHCETGDLIARDTPLQPVETGDVIAVCATGAYCRSMASNYNQQVRPAVVFVADGKAREVVRRETYDDLMRCDVE